One segment of Sandaracinaceae bacterium DNA contains the following:
- a CDS encoding NAD(P)-binding protein — translation MTNRDETVDVLVVGGGLAGGLVAEAAARQGKRVLVLERAADPGGRARSQAQGEHRFNFGPHAIYRGGPMHRALVAAGVPVTGVDPSVGGAQALFADGRLDALPISLGGALRAGWFGTRDAVDFMRAAQAVRGAARPGAAARDLGRRVDRLAGHPRERPHHAGGAGAAGHVWR, via the coding sequence ATGACGAACCGAGACGAGACCGTGGACGTGCTGGTGGTGGGTGGTGGCCTGGCCGGTGGGCTGGTGGCCGAGGCGGCTGCGCGGCAGGGAAAACGCGTGCTGGTGCTGGAGCGCGCGGCCGATCCTGGGGGCAGGGCGCGCAGCCAGGCGCAGGGCGAGCACCGCTTCAATTTCGGGCCGCACGCGATCTACCGAGGCGGCCCCATGCACCGGGCGCTGGTGGCCGCGGGGGTGCCGGTGACGGGCGTGGATCCGTCGGTGGGCGGGGCGCAGGCCCTGTTCGCGGACGGGCGCCTGGACGCGTTGCCCATCAGCCTGGGGGGCGCGCTGCGCGCGGGCTGGTTCGGCACGCGAGACGCGGTGGACTTCATGCGGGCCGCGCAGGCGGTGAGGGGGGCCGCGCGCCCAGGCGCCGCTGCACGAGACCTCGGCCGCCGCGTGGATCGACTCGCTGGCCACCCGCGAGAACGCCCGCACCATGCTGGCGGTGCTGGTGCGGCTGGCCACGTATGGCGGTGA